The following nucleotide sequence is from Glycine max cultivar Williams 82 chromosome 9, Glycine_max_v4.0, whole genome shotgun sequence.
TTATATTGAGTGTATCCAAATTAAGTTCATATTGTGTATTCATGAATATCAGCACATTATTAAACTTTGTTCAATATGTTATTCctcaaaataatcttttatgGTTTCAGGAAAGCAGCAATAAATAAGAAGATATCTCAGTATTatgatgaataataaataagaagataTCTCAGTATTACGATAGATATTTTGCACACGTAATATAAttatccaatatatatatatatatatatatatatatatatatatatatatatatatatatatatataaataaagaagataTTTGTAGATTATCTTACACATGCgcttgaacttttctttgagcTCGGTCATGTGGTCACTGTTGGTGATGCGAAGATAATAGTCAGGATAGGTACTCTGATCCACGCAGTTGGGAGGAGTGGCCGTGCCAATAGCCATCACGATGGCAGAGCCTTCTGCACGTTGTGCCTTATGAATCTCTTCAACACTCACCATTTTCCTAATTTTCAATCTCTACCAACAACTAAGCTTCTTTGAACCAAAGAATTAATGAAACTCAAGTAGTAGTATCTACGAAAGAAAGGCTATGATATGAATGATGGGGATCGATGCTATACAATGGTTTGGAATGTTAGGAATTTtaaaattcctaattaattaatatgggctacatattatattataacatttatattagttatttacatttaaatgggttcaatataaagtgatctattTAAGTGAGCCCATTAGACTGCCAACAGAtaattgatatgggcttaatgagcggaaaccagtttggtccattaggggataatgggaacccaaatagttttaaaacataaggcatggttatggtccccaatataccaaatcaacaaacagtttctcctctccccatctgaagagaaaacgaaggtcccatagggaagaaggtgatttggttgaggaaggtcattaaacTAATTGTTCGTGACCACAGTCAGATTCCGTTGCGTGTAAATCAAGCtctatggatccaggtattccttaaaacctcttgataatctgacgtaatgtgttttggtgctcatttggtaTTGTATATGGTTTATTGAAAATTCCCAACAAGTGGTGTCAGAGCCACCATTACTGTTAAATTATTGGGATTTAAAGCTCTATTTGATATGTATTATATCTGGATCATTTTAGTTAtatgaaccctaattttattttggagaGAAACTATTTTGAtcgataaaattataaaacccCTAAATTCATGTGTTATGGCCATAAAGTTTTTCTCCTCTTTAGAATTAATAAAAAGCCTCTAATTTTGATTTACGGGAttgtacaattttttgttttgtttgtgttgcATCTGCTGGCATATTATTCTATTTGGGATAAAGGTTCTACGTATCTGGTGTTGGCATTTAGTACGTGacacaatttcataaataaatatttatatatattttgggccaactattttttttatgaaacggTGATAAGCTGATAATTTATGTGGTTGGTATAAATTTGTGATAGTATCGTGATATGTTTGTTTCGGGTGCGTAATTAGTTTACCATGATGTAGTTTTTCAAACATTTACTGCTATCACAATTTGGTGCAAATTTAACCATTACAGATCTTTTCCATTTGATTGTGTGTccagtaattttaattaaattgattgaaccattatgttgccaaagtaacctctattgtgtaaattgatttaattaaattgcatggatgttagtatgaaattatttatgcgaattgtgttcggcccaaaggaagacgcaatttggccaaataataacatacctgcgatgataaatatgtgacaattatttagttttttttttcatgagaataATAGTCGGTCCAAAGAAAGACTATTATTTGTTAGAACTAATTGttaatatttgatcattgcgttgaaagtaccaattacaaattaatttctctgtccaaagactagaattaatgttgtgctaggtatcttgtgatggatctgttatgggaaatatttgcatgtcttgttatatatatatactttatatgacttgcttgattatttgtgaacatGTTATTATTTTGTTCTCTCTTTACTTAATATTACCAGTGCTGCAAATGTTACTGTCCATGTGAATTCTATCTCAATGCTGAATAGGACAAATTTTAAGGTTTGGAAGGAAGTCGTAGAAATTGTTCTTGGCTGTATGGATTTGGACTTGGCATTGAGGACGAAACGACCCATTTCCACTCCAGAAACCTCTAATAAGGTAAAGATTGAGAAGTGGGATCGGTCCAACCGAATGTGCCTTATGATCATGAAGCGCTCCATTCCAGAGGCGTTTTGGGGCTCTATTTCTGAGGGTCAAAGTGCAAAGAAATTCCTTGAGGAAATTGAGCAATACTTTTCCAAAAATGAAAAGGCGAAGACGAGTAACCTTTTGGCCAAACTCATCTCCATGAAGTATAAAGGCAAAGGAAACATATGGGAGTACATTATGGAGATGTCCAATCTCGCATCAAAACTCAAGTCACTTAAGTTAGAGCTCGGTGAAGACCTGCTCGTGCACTTGGTTTTGATCTCGCTTCCTGCACACtttgggcaattcaaagtgagctaTAACACTCAGAAGGACAAATGGTCCCTCAATGAGCTTATATCTCACTGTGTGCAAGAGGAGGAGAGGCTacaacactactaaaaaaatggctttttacgACGGTTGTAAATCATCGTTGTATATAACGTCGTTGAAACGAAATTACTTTTTGTGACGGTTACTATAATAACTGTCTTTGAAAGTTAGAACAATTCAAAGACAATTATTATcgaataaccgtctttgaatgtagtGTCTGGCTcgacattcaaagacgattattatgtaataaccgtTTTTGAATGTTGCGTCTGCTTTtatattcaaagacggttattacataataaccgtctttgaatgttgtgTTTGCtttgacattcaaagacggtcattagataataaccgtctttgaatgttgtgTCTGCTTTGACATTCAAAGATatttattacataataaccgtctttgaatgtgacATCTGGTtcgacattcaaagacggttattagatAATAGCCGTCTTTGAATGCTGCGTCTGCtttgacattcaaagacggttattatgtaataactGTCTTTGAATGTAGTGTCTGGTTCGACATTCAAATGCGGTTTTTGGATAATTCTGAATTCCCCACAGAATCACTCAAATAATCTTCCAATATGTGCTATGACCCGTATTTACAGAGATCCTCAAATCCCATGTATTCATGATTATCGATCTTGTGTACCATATTTACAATGCCAACTCCACATAATATTATGTCACCGATGTAATaagttttgagaaaaaccaaaagaaagtTACGATGCATGCTCACCTAATGAGACTGCACTGACAAATATTGTGGAAGGTAATAAACATGATAAGAGATGCTCTTGCAAATAAAGAGCTGTTGTAACAAAACATTTAACAAAACACATAAGTTACAGGCAAACAAGTTAATTAATCGAATAGTTGCATCAAATATACACAGTTAATTAGAACTTAGAAGTTCTCGGGCACTAACCATAAGGAACTGGAAAACGTTTCAACAGGTAGTATTCTATAACAGACATAGATAAGGAGAAGGTCATGCCAAAGGTGGTTGTGGCGCTAGAAACCTGCACACAAGACATTCAATCCTGTGAAtaatttcaaacagaaaacTAATAGGGGACTATTATTGCGTGAGAGTCAGACAGGTTCAAATCATAAAGGATTAATATTAAATCACAAAAATCATGaaacatttttaactatttCTTATGCTGACTTCGATGGAAGACTCCACGTTCTAAATTGATCTCATTTTATAGAGGTGTGGTATCTATAATTAGGAGGAGAATTATCGATTTTACATGCCTATGAGAAATTAAGTAGTTACTTCGTCGGTACATTGGCAAATCGATCTATGCAAAGTCGTATCAAAGGAGAGTTTAATTACCTATCACAAATTCTTGGTCAATGGTCATAGACGTAAGAGTTTAGAAGAGAACAAGGAGGAAAAGTAAATTAAAGATAGGATTTTAAGAATCAAGTGGTAAGGTGAAGTAGTAGATGGGTGGAGAGAAGCGGCAAAAGTTGCAATATGCCCATGGGAAAGAAGTTGCAATATGCCCATGAGAAACTTATCACGTTAACTGGACCACCAATTTCATTTTTGGAGGGTTATTTGTGAGTTTGTATAGTAATAATAATTCGTGCAGGGGaaggttatatatattttatagttttttgggAACCATGAGCAGGTATATATGGACGGTGTAAGGATGATGTATATGTAAAGACCAATTAATGAAGTCCGTGGTGCATTTAAATCAATCTTACATAATCATTTATACAAAGACAGTGACCATCATGTAATCAAAGGATCACATGAAATACTATGATATGATCatgaagagaagagagagagagagagagattcatTGACAATTGACATCAACAAAGACTATATATATGTTGAGAGGAAGAGTTTTCTTAATTGGACAAAATCAGACATATATACAATGAGCTTGACactagtttaattttgtaataCATTTGGAATCATAGTTTACTAGTTGAGTcattcatcatatattcatattggaaattaatttaacctagctaattaatgtttatttaaaaattttcataaattttattttatattgggTCCATACTTGATGATGGGAGATGTCATGTTATCATGTTCAAGTCATCATATGCTTAGATCTAAGAAAACATGTGAAACGATCCCTAAActgtcatgtaaataaaattgCGACGATGACTGGTATTGACtaattaaatgaagaaaaaaaaaggtctttgatgaatgagatatAACCATGCTATATATAAAGTAATTGAACCCAAAATGAATTATGAGATGTTTTGTCGTTATTTTCAAGACGtgcctttttgtttttgaaatctatgACTTTAAAATGatgagtatattttttttactgcaaaatGACGAGTAGGAGTAGATGATATAGTAGTAATTAAGTTATAGACTTTAATCCTCTAAAAACAAAGTTATAGGCTTTAATGGTATGCAGCCACAAGTCTTTATTTCTACCAGTTTTTTTCCCCTTCAACTTTGGGCCTGTTTATGCCACGTAAAAAAACTTTCTAGGTTTTatacaaacattattttttgtgttttttgtaaAAGCTTTATACATACATTActcattgttttattttttactcaaattaaatttaatgtatgataccatcttttgcatttttagtgATATATACTACATTTTCTCATTCAAAAAAATGGTACTACATTTTTAGAAGAACTCATTACCATTTTAGTGAATAGAActgatttttgttttagtccaTTTCAAGAATACAATTAAAAAGATGCTAGTGCATGTGACTCTGAGATTTGATATCGAAATTAACCCCTTAAATTGAAAAGAGCTCGCTTGTAAGTTGTAGTGGGGGCAAATTATCCTAAATGGGGTCTTTTTAGAAACTATTTCCCAGAATGGGTTGTTTCTAAAGATTTTCCATCATGGGTCTCTGTTTTGCACGTGAAACTAGCCATCCATGCATGCATATCGCCAGCATGCATGGCGAGAGAAGCCTGCAAGGGATCTGCCAGGGGGGTTGGCGATTTGGCACCCCTTTGTCGCCACTATGCCTGGCGATTTGTCTTTGGCGTGCAAATGACGCAGGCTTTGTGCAAAGGGTGCAGGCTAGGGGGTCACGGGCTATGCTGGTGTCGCAACTAGGGATGGCGATTTGTGTGGAGCCTAAATCGCCACTTGTATTGGCGATATGTGGTTGTTGTGCTTTTAAATAGCAAATTCGTGGGATGCTTTGTGCCTTAAAAAAAATGGCTGAACCTGTGTGAATTCTTTTGGTGTCTGTAAAGAATTTCTCAGTCTTCTAAGTGTTTTTAAATTTGTCTCCAGTAATTTCTCTTTT
It contains:
- the LOC112997812 gene encoding uncharacterized protein; this encodes MASLQAEKLVESQSLRQVKKEPAKPSGSTPKAPSSKSAPKKTQKRSQPKQKVWKEVVEIVLGCMDLDLALRTKRPISTPETSNKVKIEKWDRSNRMCLMIMKRSIPEAFWGSISEGQSAKKFLEEIEQYFSKNEKAKTSNLLAKLISMKYKGKGNIWEYIMEMSNLASKLKSLKLELGEDLLVHLVLISLPAHFGQFKVSYNTQKDKWSLNELISHCVQEEERLQHY